The Vibrio tubiashii DNA window ATTCATTTTTTTATTTAGTGGCTTCAGTGTTTTTTGGTACTGTGTAATTTTTGTTGTTTGCTTTTCTAAGGGAAGAGCTATACCGAATATTAAAGTAGAAGAGGCAGTATGATGGAGGTTAAGAAAAGTTGGCTCATATATACATTTTTTATATTTAGCTCCCTATTTCTTTCTCGCAGTTTTACATTCATGTTTGAGAGAGAGGAAGGTATAGGGTCTAGTTCATCTTTTCAGCTTATTGCTTTGCTGGTATACATACTTTCAAGTTATATCTTAATTAATAATGCTCGTATCCAACAGTTTATTTATGAGTCTCGTTATATACTTGGCTTGATTACCCTTATGTTCCTATCGGTACTTTGGTCCGATTTGCCGAATAAGACACTTTCTCGAAGTATTGCTATGTTAGGAACTTTGATCTTTTCTTACGCAATTTATAAAACCCTTTCAGTAAAGCAATTCGTAAATTTACTTCTTGTCGTATTCGGTGTCGGAGCATTTATATCTCTCTTTTTAGCTTTATTTGTTCCAGCTTTAGGTATTCACGCAGGCGAAACCTCAATTGACCATATTGGCCTATGGAAGGGTGTTTATGGTTTTAAAAATCACTTGGGACGCTTTATGGTGATTTTAATTTTTTGTGTTTTGTCTTTGTTTTTAATTAATAAGCGATTGACTCTAGTTCAGGTAATTATCTTTCTAGCCGCTTTTGTTTGTACTGTAAAAGCAGGTTCGTCTACAGCGTTTATGCTATTAGTGCTATGCCCGTTTATTTTGTTTTTTAGCCTTTTTGTTAAAAATAGAAGTGTTAAAAGTGGACTGAAGGTTGTTGCTATTTTACTCTTCTTTATGGGCCTGGTCTTCGCCATTTTTGTATTACCTTGGATTGTAACTGAAGTTTTTCAAAAAGATATGACTGGTTCTGGTAGAACGTTAGTTTGGGAAGCTTTATTAAATGCATCTCAAAGACCCTGGATTGGTCATGGTTTTGGTGGGGTTTTCTGGGGTGAGTATAATAGTGCTTATTATCTTTTGGATGAGGACTATTACAATTTAGGGCACGCTCATAATGGCATTGTCGATATTTGGCTAGAGCTCGGCTATATCGGTACTTCCTTTTACTTGTTTCTTAATTTTAAAGTTATCTATCAAGGCTTCAAAAGAACGGTGCTTGAAGGGGACGAATTTTCCTCTCTCTTCTTTATTACTACTTTATTTATTGTGCTCTATACCTTAAGTGGCGGCGGCTTTGTAAAACAAAATAATATGATGTGGGTGTTGTTTTGTGTTAGCTGGTTTTACTTACATAGCGAAAGGAATCAAACGTGAAAATAGCTTTTTTGCTTAATAGTTTGGCGATTGGCGGAAGTGAAAAAAAAGTTGTCAATTTGGCTAATCGGATATCCGAAAAAGGTTGGGATGTCAGTATAATGTATGTTTCTGGTTCGAATGAATTGGAAGCGAATCTTGATGACTCGATTACAGTAATAAAACTACGTGAGGTTAATGATAGCTTCTACTCAGGCATTAACTCGGCTTGTGATTTCCTAATAGATAAAGGTATTGAAACAGTATTTACCGTTAATATGTACCCTTTGTTATACGCTATCAAAGCCAAGGTAAAACGAGGTAAGAATCTGCGTTTTGTTTCTCTTACAAATACGACGCAGTTTGAAACAGTGAAAAAAGAGTTACAGATGTTGGTTTATCGCAGCGCTCTCTTTTTTGCTGATCACATTGCCTTTGGTGCGGAAGCGCAAAAGCTGCTTTGGCAGAAAAAGTATAAGCTTGGCAAAATGCCAGCGAGCATTTTGTACAACGGCGTTGATACCGAAAAATTTTGCCGCAACTTTTCGCTCGAACAACATGCTTCTTTGTTACAGGAGGAGCTGCAATTAGCAAAATTCGATTTCGTTTTTTGTACAGTAGCCCAGCTACGAATAGAAAAGCGGCATCAAGATATCATCGAAGCTTGTGCGAAATTGAAATCTCACGATATTAATGTAGCGTGTATGTTTGTAGGAGCAGGAACCCCTAGCTACCAACAAACCCTTCGCGCTTTGGCAGAGCAGCATGACGTAACCGAAAACATTATATTTATTGGCCAAGTTGATGATTGTCGTCCCTATTTGGTAGCGAGCGATGCTTTTCTGCTAGCCTCGGAAAGTGAAACCTTTTCCAATGCAGCGCTAGAGGCTATGGCATTGTCACTGCCAGTATTGATGTCTGATGTTGGAGGCGCGCCTGAAATGGTAGAGCAGGGAAGTAATGGTTATCTATTTGAAGCTTTAAACCCCGGTGCTATGGCGCAACAAATGCGACAATTAATATCTGAAACTGAAAAACAAGGTTTAGGGCAAAATGCGCGCAAAAGGGTCGAAAGAGATTTCTCAGACCAAGCTATGGTAAAAAACTATATGGATGTTGCTCAACATGTCTAATAAATACATTGTCATGATCGGCAGCGAACTGACGAGCCCTGGTGGCATTTCAGCCGTTGCTACTACCTATAAAAAAAGTGGCCTCTTTGAACAAGCGAAGGTGAAGTACCTTGCCTCATACGATAAGCCAAATAAACTTTCTATGTTAGTGAAGTTTTTCATTTGTTATATGCAACTTTTTAGAATGCTGATGCTGAAAAAAGTTGTCTGTGTTCACGTACATTCTGCTTCTAGAGGTAGTTTTTGGCGGAAAACAGTTTTATTGCAATTAGCTAGATTTTTTGGTGTCAAAACCATTTTCCACTTACATAGTGGCGAATTCAAAAACTACTATGAGTCATGTTCGCCAAAAATTAAGAAATATATTTCAGATTTTCTTTCCCAAGTTGATATTGTGATCGCTTTGACTGAATCTTGGAAGCAAGTTGTTCTCGAGATATCACCGCGGGCAAGAGTTGAAGTGGTATACAATCCTGTGGAGGAAATCGCTGGTGACTATCAAAAACTTAACAATCAAATATTATTTTTAGGCCGCCTACGAGACACAAAAGGT harbors:
- a CDS encoding glycosyltransferase family 4 protein, whose product is MSNKYIVMIGSELTSPGGISAVATTYKKSGLFEQAKVKYLASYDKPNKLSMLVKFFICYMQLFRMLMLKKVVCVHVHSASRGSFWRKTVLLQLARFFGVKTIFHLHSGEFKNYYESCSPKIKKYISDFLSQVDIVIALTESWKQVVLEISPRARVEVVYNPVEEIAGDYQKLNNQILFLGRLRDTKGLFELIDACAKLKQQGTEFELVLAGDGDIEDIRQLCAAKGLADVVKLPGWVDGKAKERLLLESDIFVLPSYFEGLPIGVLEAMANKVAVIATDVGGIPDVLTSGQEGLLVKAKDTNKLAEAIKELLQNSELKNRYINNAYHRASQQFTSQSVNAALISLYAQEQS
- a CDS encoding O-antigen ligase family protein — protein: MMEVKKSWLIYTFFIFSSLFLSRSFTFMFEREEGIGSSSSFQLIALLVYILSSYILINNARIQQFIYESRYILGLITLMFLSVLWSDLPNKTLSRSIAMLGTLIFSYAIYKTLSVKQFVNLLLVVFGVGAFISLFLALFVPALGIHAGETSIDHIGLWKGVYGFKNHLGRFMVILIFCVLSLFLINKRLTLVQVIIFLAAFVCTVKAGSSTAFMLLVLCPFILFFSLFVKNRSVKSGLKVVAILLFFMGLVFAIFVLPWIVTEVFQKDMTGSGRTLVWEALLNASQRPWIGHGFGGVFWGEYNSAYYLLDEDYYNLGHAHNGIVDIWLELGYIGTSFYLFLNFKVIYQGFKRTVLEGDEFSSLFFITTLFIVLYTLSGGGFVKQNNMMWVLFCVSWFYLHSERNQT
- a CDS encoding glycosyltransferase family 4 protein translates to MKIAFLLNSLAIGGSEKKVVNLANRISEKGWDVSIMYVSGSNELEANLDDSITVIKLREVNDSFYSGINSACDFLIDKGIETVFTVNMYPLLYAIKAKVKRGKNLRFVSLTNTTQFETVKKELQMLVYRSALFFADHIAFGAEAQKLLWQKKYKLGKMPASILYNGVDTEKFCRNFSLEQHASLLQEELQLAKFDFVFCTVAQLRIEKRHQDIIEACAKLKSHDINVACMFVGAGTPSYQQTLRALAEQHDVTENIIFIGQVDDCRPYLVASDAFLLASESETFSNAALEAMALSLPVLMSDVGGAPEMVEQGSNGYLFEALNPGAMAQQMRQLISETEKQGLGQNARKRVERDFSDQAMVKNYMDVAQHV